From the Candidatus Nanopelagicus hibericus genome, the window TCTGTAGATTTATCTGGACAAACCTGGGCACTTTATCTGGCACGAGTTCTATTGGTGCTTGCACTTGCTGATATCTCACTGCGTTGGGTTGAGATTCCATTTAGACAAGGTTCAGTACAAAACTGGTTTCGGGGAATGAAATACCGCTCCACCAAGATCAGGCTTCGCCAACAGGTTTCATTGTTAACCTCGGTAATCGCAGTACTGGCCGTAACATCAATTATTTCAGTACAAGCAATAAATAAAGCTGACCAAATTACAAACCAAGTGCTGGAAGAGATAATCCCTTCCGAGCCAAATCAGCAAGATTTAGGCAGTACAACTGGGCTTTGGGTAACTGGTGACAGTGTTATTTTGGGAATAAGAAGTAAGTTGGAGAGCAAAGAACACATCTCGCTAATTAATGCCAGGGTTGGCAGGCAAGCACCAGAGTTACTAGCAGTTATGCGGGTGGATCAAACCTCGGTTCCTTCCTCACCTGTTATATTTAATTTGGGTAATAACAACGCTTTGTCTGAGCAGACCGTAATAGATATTTTTGAAACTGTTAAAAATCAGCCACAAATTATTGTGGTAAACACCGCGGTTCCCAGGGCATGGAAAGATGCAAACAACGAAATAATTTCAAAAGTTTCTGCAAGGTATCCAAATGTAAAATTAGTGGATTGGGATCGAATCTCTAAAGGTCGACCAGAATTATTTGCTCCTGACGGTGTTCACTTGAGCCCGACTGGCTCTGATGTATATGTCGATTTAGTTTTGAGTGTTTTTAGTAAAACGCCTGCATAAGATTTAGAAAATAAAAATGGCCCTTAATTTTCTTAAGGGCCATTTTAATATTTAGATTAAGACCAGCTGCCTGGCAATCCGTGAACTTTGCCGGCAACTACTTCACCATCTGAATAAACCGTGGATACTCTTACCTGAACCCAACCAGTTTCATCATTTTTGGTAATTTGTTGCTTTAGTTGTGTTGCTGGAACGGTGGCAACTAATTTCCACTCACCAACACCATTTGCACGCAATTCAACGTTGTAACCAGTGATTCCTTCAGCTGCTGCAGGAGTCTTCCAATTTACCGTTGCACCACCATCATTGTATAAAGAGACGATTCCGACTGGTGCTTCGTAGGCACCAATTGGTGCTGAACTTGGCTCAGTTGTTGGTTCAGCAGATTCTGATGCTGCTGGGGTTGGGGTAACAGTTGCAGTATCAGAGTTTGAATTTTTAGAAATCACCGCAACTGCCAAAATTAAAATGCCAACTACAACAGCAATAACAATTCCCTTAGATGAGGAAGAATCACTTGAAGTCGATTTAGGCTTGTAGGAAACTCCTGATGAAGGCTTTGGAGTAGTTGAGATCGATGAGAGAGATGATCTTGATGATCCACTTACCGGCACTGATGGAATTGAATAACGGACCGTTGATCTACTAGATTTTTTAGCGCTCTTTTTTACCTTACGCTTTGTGGTCGTACGTTTAGCACTTTTTTTCACAGTGCGTTTTGCTGAACTTCTTTTTGCAGCAGACTTCTTTGCTGCCTTTTTCTTTGCGGCCACTTAAAACTCCTTATTGATCAGTACTGGTAAAAATATTTACCAGCAGGACAAGAATAGTTGAGATTTCCTTAGGGGAGGATGAGATAAGGATACAACAGTAAATAACCTATTTCGCCTAAGTGAATATCTAGTGGCATTAGAGATTTGTCTGCAAAAAAGGCATCATTCTGCGCAGTGCAATGCCCCGATGACTAATCTCATCCTTCACCCTAGGTGAAAGTTGTGCCAAGCTCTGATTAAAACCGGTAGGCATAAAAATTGGATCATAACCAAAACCAGCATTTCCTATTGGTTGAAAAACAATCTCGCCAGGCAAAACCCCTTCCGCCTCTTTTTCGTTAGCCGACCCAGTTGGATTTGGCTGATATAAAGCCACCACCGCTTTAAACTGAGCACCGCGCTTATCTTTGGCAACTGATTTAAGTTGCTCTAATACTTTATTTATATTGACCAAATCACGTTGGCTACTATCTTCACCCAGATAATCACCCCAACGTGCTGAGTAAATACCTGGATCACCGTTGAGGGCATCAATAAATAATCCGCTGTCATCAGCCAGGGCTGGCAGCTGGGTGAAATCTGAGATTGCCTTCGCCTTTAATCTGGCATTCTCACTTAAACTTTTTCCACTCTCCACCACATCTGGCATATCTGGAAAATCATTTAAGCCTAAAACCATAATATCTTTAGCATGCTCAGCTAATAATCGCTTGAATTCAACAATCTTGCCGGCATTTTTTGTTGCCAAAACCAGTTTGCGCATCAGGTGTAAGAAAAGTTACTGCTTTAAAGCTTCTGCTTGTAATTTTGTCAGCTGGGCGCATCCTTTTACGCCTAAATCTAATAATTGATCTAGTAGGGCGCGATCAAAGGGCTTTGCCTCGGCGGTGCCTTGTACCTCAATAAAATTACCATCACCGGTGCAGACAATATTCATATCAGTCTGTGCACTCACATCCTCTTCATAACAAAGATCTAAGAGCGGCTGCCCGTTGATAATGCCAACGGAGACGGCAGCTACTGATTGGGTGATTGGGTTTACCGTTTTGCCAATATGGCTATTTGCCTTTGCCCAGTTGATTGCATCTGCCAGCGCCACATAAGCACCAGTTATTGCAGCGGTGCGAGTGCCACCATCTGCCTGCAACACATCACAATCAATCACAATTGTGTTCTCGCCTAAAGCCTTCATATCAACCACTCCGCGCAGTGATCTGCCAACTAATCTAGAGATCTCCTGCGTTCTGCCTCCTAATTTTCCCTTAACACTCTCCCGATCTGATCTGGTGTGGGTTGCTCTAGGCAACATTGCATACTCACTAGTTACCCAACCCTCACCCTTACCTACCAACCACCGTGGCACACCAGGTGTAAAGGATGCAACGCAAAGCACACGAGTATTGCCAAACTCAACTAATACCGATCCTTCGGCGTTATTTAGCCAGTTACGAGTGAATTTAATGGGGCGCAATTGATCATTGGTTCTACCATCGCCTCTACTCACTTAGATCTCCCTTTACTCTCTTGCATTGTTTGATATTTTCATATTATTTAGATCTGATTAGAGACGGTTAGTACCTCAGGACCTAAAAACCTTTTAGCCAAGGTGGCAAACTTATCGGGATCTGCAGTTGCCACAAATCTATGGCTCACCTTTCCTACCTGATCATTTAATAGATTCGCCTCGACTAAGGTGCGATAGAGATCTTTGGCAGTCTCCTCCGCACTAGACACTAGCGTTACATCATTTCCCATCACATAAGAGATCACGCCGGTAAGCAGTGGGTAATGAGTGCAACCTAAAACTAGGGTATCGATCTGCGCCTGTTTCATTGAAGCTAGATAATCTTGGGCAATTTTGGTGATCTCATCCCCTGAGGTTTTTCCAGATTCAACATACTCCACAAACAATGGGCAGGCCTTTGAGGTAATTGAAAATTGAGGTGCCGCGGCGAAGGCATCTAAATAAGCTTTGGATTCAATTGTTGCACTGGTGCCAATCACGCCGATTTTTCCACTCCGGGTGGCAGCCACTGCCCGCCTTACCGCCGGTTGAATAACCTCAATTACTGGAATTTGATAACGCTCTCTAGCATCTCGCAGCATCGCAGCACTTGCAGTGTTGCAAGCAATCACAATCGCCTTAACCCCGGCGGCAACTAATTGGTCCATAATCTCCAGTGCGTAACTTCGAACCTCGGCTAATGATCGGCTGCCATAAGGACCACGGGCAGTGTCGCCCAGATAAAGAATTGATTCACCGGGAAGTTGATCAATAATCGCCCTGGCAACCGTCAGCCCACCAACCCCAGAATCAAAGATGCCAATCGGCTCTCTCTTGCTTGGTTGCTTAGCGGTAGCCATTTGGGTAAGTGTAAATGGCAGATCTTGCTATGGGTTGCCTTGGTCAAACCCGCAATAAATGTCCGATTTACACCTATTTAGCATAAAAAATACTTAAGATTTAAGGAGAAATCAGGGTGAAATCACTTGCTCCACTGGTCAGTAACCACCACCCTTATACCCAAGCAAGCAGTTGCCGCCTGCATATGAGGCTACAAATGCCTGCTGGCTTGTGGCCAAAAGGTCATGAGCAACCTAAATGCCTACGGAGGCTTATTTAGATGAATTCAATCGCACTATCTGCAGATCAGTTCGGGATTGTATACAACATCCTTTCATTTGGACTTGTATCAATGCTTGCCTGCACTATCTACACATTAGTTTCACAATCACGTGTACTACCTAAATACCGCACAGCTCTGGTTATGTCATCAATGGTTACATTCATTGCGGCATACCACTACATGCGAATTTTCAACTCATTTGAGGATTCATTTGTTGATGGCGCAGTCAAGGTAGGAACAGGAGCAGGAGACTTTAACGAGGGATATCGTTATGTTGACTGGATCCTAACCGTTCCTCTACTACTAGTTGAGGTAGTAGCAGTTCTAGCTCTTGCTAAGGCGGCGGCTTCTTCATTGATTAACCGCTTAGTTCCAGCATCAGCTGCAATGATCGCACTTGGATATCCAGGTGAGATCGCAACTGAGAACAACACCAAAGTTCTTTGGGGTGTTCTTTCAACAATACCTTTCCTATACATCTTGTATGTATTGTTCGTAGAGCTTTCAAAGTCCCTAGATCGTCAACCAGCAGGAGTTGCAGCAACCATCGGTCGCTTGCGCTTGCTATTGATCGCTACTTGGGGCGTTTATCCAATTTCATACCTATTACCAATTCTTGGTCAATCAGCAACAGATCCTGGCGCATTTGTTAATCGCCAGATCGGTTACACAATTGCCGATGTATTGGCGAAGTGCGTATTCGGTCTAACCATCCTTAAGATTGCAAGGATGAAGTCAGAGGCTGAAGGCATGAAGGCGGATGCATAAATCTCTAAAGTAAATTAACGGGGCCAAGAAATTGGCCCCGTTTTTTATTTATGAATTACTAATCATCCGCTCCTGCAGTCCACCTAACCAAAAGTAGACTGCATATAAAGGTTTTTGCGGATCACTGTTCTTCATCAACTCATACTTTTCATATGAAGATTGCTCAATATCTAATCTAACTGCCAAGGCAAGTCGAAGATCATTAATAGCAATTGCCCAAGCGGATGGGTCAGAAACTTGAATATCAGCTTTCACCAACTCCTTTTCAACAGCTGGCAATAGTTGCTCACGTAGGTAAAACAGGTATTTTTGCTTGGCAGTCCGAAGAGACATCTCAGTGTATTTGCGAAACTCAGCAGAGCTCTCAGCATCCGCATAGGCGTTTGGCAGTAATCTGCGTAAAACCAAATCCTGCGGTTGCTCAACTGGTGATTGTATATTTCCCATTGCTGCAAACATCAACTGTGCAAATGGGTCATCAGATTGATAATGGTGAACAAAATTTGCCTCACCAAGTAATTCCAGTAATTGCTCAACTAGATTTATCAGAATATGTAACTCATCATTACTCAAAGTAATTGTGAAAGTACTTGATTTAGGATCTGCCATGGTCATCTCTTTGCAGCGTTGCCCATAAGCCGTGTTCATGAAGTTGCTGCACTGCTCGCTCCATCTCCTCCCGGCTGCCAGAGGCAACCACCGCTTTGCCCTCTGTGTGAACCTGCATCATTAATTTATTAGCTTTTTCTTTTGAAAACCCAAACAATTTGATAAAAACATAGGTTACATAATTCATTAGATTAACTGGATCATCCCAAACAATTGTTACCCATAGGTGGTCAAAGAACTTACTAAGATCTAATGTTTCCTCAAGTTGGGTCTGAGAACTCATGGGTGAATTATCTAACTAAAACAGAGATCTCATCACTTAGACCACTGATATTTTTACCGCTTTCAGCAATAAGTACTTGGTAGGTGTGTACCCCTGTTGCAGCTGGCTTGATATTAAAGGTGAACACCCCATTAACATCGGTGGTGAAATCACCCAATGATTTGCCATTTTCCTTCACTGACAATTTAATCTCAGCAAGTTTTGGCAACATCTGACCAGATACTGCGTAGGTGGTGTTGAGTTTAATTGAAGATGGCAGATCTAATCTAAGCTTTGGGATTACCGAGACTGTTTTTGCAGCAGTCTTACCTTCAGTACGTTCCCAACTACTTTCTGAAACTAATCTGATCTCACTTTTTTGCCCCACCAATACCGGTATTGCAATGATCCCAGCAGCATCAGTTACTCCCGCCGCTAAGGTGCGCCAAGTGCTATCGGTGTTATTTTTGATTTCAAATCTGACATTTAGGGATGCGATAGGGGTTTTGTCTGGAAGTTTAAAGGTGCCTGTCAGATTAAAAGCTGTCCCGTATGCAATCTGCTCAAGATCAGTAGCAATATCTCCTAATACCTGATCTGGAGCAATTGATTTGGCGATATCTCGCACCACGGTAATTGCTGCAGCATTTTCCATGCCAAAGGTCCAGACTGCAATACCACCTAAGCGATACTTGCCAACTAAGTTAGTTCTGGCAGCGTAGCTTTTTTCATCTGGAAACCAAACAGTTCTAGCGGCGGTGCAAAAACTCGCTGAATTTGTGGGGTCGACATAAGTTTTTCGATAAGTAAATGTGGACTCTGCATGAGTTGAGTTGTAAGTAATGGTTGCATTATTACTTGCAGCAAGAGCTGCTGCCTCCCGCATTACCACTGCAGCCTTTGCGCCAACTACAACTGAAGATGCAAAATCTTTGGGACATACGCCCTCAACTTTGGTAATCCAATCTCTACCATACCCAGGTATTCCCAAAAAAACTTTTGAAGCTGGCATCTGAGTCACCGCATACTTAACCGCATCCTCACTCCATGGCAGTGGACCAATTGGGCCAGGATTTACAGTTGAAAAGTCATACGCCATAATTCTAAGCCGATCAATGTGTGGTCCAATCTCAGCCCAAGAATAAACATTATTACCTGCTCGTTTAGTCTCGGGAGCAAAATCTGGTGGCGTAGTCACTGATAAAAGTTTTCCTTGCTCATGCAACGCAGCAGAGAGCTCTTTGATAAAAATAATCCAATTTGGTTTTAACGCTGGCCAGGTAGATCTACCATCTTGGGTATAGAAAACTTCAAAATCTAGATCAATGCCATCATAGTTATACTTTAAAACCAAAGACTTAATTGATTGAACTATGTTAGTCCTTGAAGTTGGATTAGCTAAAAGATTTGCCAAGACAAGTTTTTTTGTGTCATCGGTAATAGTTGGCAGCAATAACAAGCCATTTGCTCGCAATCTTGCAATTACTTGTTCTTTTGATGTTGTGTACTTACCCAGCGCGTACTTATCCTTTATTGTTGTTTCACCAGTTAGCCCATACCAAAATGGTGAAATATCTCGAATCAGATCTAAATTTCCTTCAACAGTTGGCAAATTGCGAGCTAGATTGTAATCAGGAAGCCAACCAGAGAGAATTCTTCTTGGCGGATTGTTTGCATTAGCAGGTGTAAGTGTTGAGACCACAAAAGTAAATGCGCTCAATATCATTAGCAACTTACGCGATCTCATGAATTTTAGAGTATCGGTTTTAACTGAGAATTTACTTTAAGCGGGCGTGAATCTCTTTACATGTTGGACAGATTGGAAATTTTTGTGGGTCACGATTAGGTATCCACTTCTTTCCACACAACGCACGGACAGCTTTTCCAGTAACTGCAGACTCGGTAATTTTGTTCTTATCAACGTAATGTGAAAACCGCTCATGATCACCCTCATCAGTTGGCACGAGATCTTCCTTTTCAAGCAGGTCAGTTTTACCTGATTTACCCCTTAAATCATCGAGAAATCCCATGGCCAAATCTTAATCCAACTTTATCGCCTACCATTTACCAGTGAGCACACCTTTAAAGGATCTACTTCGTACCTCAGATCTGTCCAAATCAGATATTCAAATGCTGCTGGAGACCG encodes:
- the rdgB gene encoding RdgB/HAM1 family non-canonical purine NTP pyrophosphatase, translated to MRKLVLATKNAGKIVEFKRLLAEHAKDIMVLGLNDFPDMPDVVESGKSLSENARLKAKAISDFTQLPALADDSGLFIDALNGDPGIYSARWGDYLGEDSSQRDLVNINKVLEQLKSVAKDKRGAQFKAVVALYQPNPTGSANEKEAEGVLPGEIVFQPIGNAGFGYDPIFMPTGFNQSLAQLSPRVKDEISHRGIALRRMMPFLQTNL
- the rph gene encoding ribonuclease PH; translation: MSRGDGRTNDQLRPIKFTRNWLNNAEGSVLVEFGNTRVLCVASFTPGVPRWLVGKGEGWVTSEYAMLPRATHTRSDRESVKGKLGGRTQEISRLVGRSLRGVVDMKALGENTIVIDCDVLQADGGTRTAAITGAYVALADAINWAKANSHIGKTVNPITQSVAAVSVGIINGQPLLDLCYEEDVSAQTDMNIVCTGDGNFIEVQGTAEAKPFDRALLDQLLDLGVKGCAQLTKLQAEALKQ
- the murI gene encoding glutamate racemase, whose product is MATAKQPSKREPIGIFDSGVGGLTVARAIIDQLPGESILYLGDTARGPYGSRSLAEVRSYALEIMDQLVAAGVKAIVIACNTASAAMLRDARERYQIPVIEVIQPAVRRAVAATRSGKIGVIGTSATIESKAYLDAFAAAPQFSITSKACPLFVEYVESGKTSGDEITKIAQDYLASMKQAQIDTLVLGCTHYPLLTGVISYVMGNDVTLVSSAEETAKDLYRTLVEANLLNDQVGKVSHRFVATADPDKFATLAKRFLGPEVLTVSNQI
- a CDS encoding bacteriorhodopsin-like; amino-acid sequence: MNSIALSADQFGIVYNILSFGLVSMLACTIYTLVSQSRVLPKYRTALVMSSMVTFIAAYHYMRIFNSFEDSFVDGAVKVGTGAGDFNEGYRYVDWILTVPLLLVEVVAVLALAKAAASSLINRLVPASAAMIALGYPGEIATENNTKVLWGVLSTIPFLYILYVLFVELSKSLDRQPAGVAATIGRLRLLLIATWGVYPISYLLPILGQSATDPGAFVNRQIGYTIADVLAKCVFGLTILKIARMKSEAEGMKADA
- a CDS encoding DUF2017 family protein: MADPKSSTFTITLSNDELHILINLVEQLLELLGEANFVHHYQSDDPFAQLMFAAMGNIQSPVEQPQDLVLRRLLPNAYADAESSAEFRKYTEMSLRTAKQKYLFYLREQLLPAVEKELVKADIQVSDPSAWAIAINDLRLALAVRLDIEQSSYEKYELMKNSDPQKPLYAVYFWLGGLQERMISNS
- the clpS gene encoding ATP-dependent Clp protease adapter ClpS, whose product is MSSQTQLEETLDLSKFFDHLWVTIVWDDPVNLMNYVTYVFIKLFGFSKEKANKLMMQVHTEGKAVVASGSREEMERAVQQLHEHGLWATLQRDDHGRS
- a CDS encoding glycosyl hydrolase family 18 protein produces the protein MRSRKLLMILSAFTFVVSTLTPANANNPPRRILSGWLPDYNLARNLPTVEGNLDLIRDISPFWYGLTGETTIKDKYALGKYTTSKEQVIARLRANGLLLLPTITDDTKKLVLANLLANPTSRTNIVQSIKSLVLKYNYDGIDLDFEVFYTQDGRSTWPALKPNWIIFIKELSAALHEQGKLLSVTTPPDFAPETKRAGNNVYSWAEIGPHIDRLRIMAYDFSTVNPGPIGPLPWSEDAVKYAVTQMPASKVFLGIPGYGRDWITKVEGVCPKDFASSVVVGAKAAVVMREAAALAASNNATITYNSTHAESTFTYRKTYVDPTNSASFCTAARTVWFPDEKSYAARTNLVGKYRLGGIAVWTFGMENAAAITVVRDIAKSIAPDQVLGDIATDLEQIAYGTAFNLTGTFKLPDKTPIASLNVRFEIKNNTDSTWRTLAAGVTDAAGIIAIPVLVGQKSEIRLVSESSWERTEGKTAAKTVSVIPKLRLDLPSSIKLNTTYAVSGQMLPKLAEIKLSVKENGKSLGDFTTDVNGVFTFNIKPAATGVHTYQVLIAESGKNISGLSDEISVLVR
- a CDS encoding DUF3039 domain-containing protein, whose product is MGFLDDLRGKSGKTDLLEKEDLVPTDEGDHERFSHYVDKNKITESAVTGKAVRALCGKKWIPNRDPQKFPICPTCKEIHARLK